The sequence ACACTCCGAGATCGATGAGCCCGTGGGTGTGGATGGCGATCTCCGTGGCGCTCGCCATGGCCTCCCGGACCCGAGCGGGCGTCGCCGCGGAGCCTCTCAGCAGCTCCGTGTTGCTGGAGGTGCCCACCTCCAGCGGGACTTCGAGCCGGGGGAGGTTGCGGCGCAGCTCCGTGGGGATCTCGATGTCGGAGACGATCAGGCGCCGCTCGGGACGCGGAGGCGCCGCCGGGGAGCCCGGGCCCACCCGGTAGGCCCACGCCAGCTTCGCGGGCAGCAGGCCCGGCTGTCCCTGGATGGGCGGGCGGGCCAGGACGTCCACGCTCTCGCAGGCGCTCAGCGCCGTCACCATCGGCTCGGGCACCAGCCCCTTCACCGTGCTGAAGGGCTGCTTGCGGCTGACGTCGTAGTGCCCGCTCGTCCTTCCCTGCGCGTCGCGCGCGACGATCAGGGTGCGCTCGTCCTCGACCGTGAGCCCCAGGGCGCAGCGGGAGGGCGTTGGTAGCTGCTGCTCGTTGGCGAAGAGCGCCAGCGCCTCGTCGTACTCGCCGTGCTTGCCCGCGTCGAAGAGCAGCGAGGTGTAGCTGTAGGCGCGAGCCTTCCGGCCGTCCGTGTCCGTGTGGGGCAGGGGCTCCGCCAGGGCCAGCGAGCGCCGCAGCAGGCTCTGGCCGAGCGTGCGGCTGCGCTCGAGCTCGAAGCGTCCCTCGATGTGCATGGCGAGCGCGGCCTTGCCCGGGCCCAGGGGGTTCTCCGCGCGCGTGGCCTCCAGCGCCAGGCGGAGGATCTCCTCGTCCTTCGGCTGGGGGCGCAGGCGGGCCAGGTCCGCCACCGCGAAGGCCCGCGCCAGGGAGGGCGGCGGCTGGGTGCACCCGGCCAGCTTGTCCACCTGCTTCCGGGCGCCGTCGAAGTCGAGCAGCTTCTGGTGGGCCATGGCTAGCAGCGAGTAGACGGGCTCCTGCTCGAAGCACTTCGCCGGCTGTACCCTCGCCAGGGACTCCTCCAGGTAGCCGTGCGTCAGCGCGAGCCGGTCCTCCATGTGGGCCGCGATCTGGCCCAGCAGCTGGAGCATCGCCAGCTCCTTGCCCCAGGCCCGGCCCCGCACGTTGAGCTGGAGCGCGGCCAGTCCGTGGCGCCGCGCATCCTGCAGCCGGTGGAGGATGTCGTAGACCGTGGAGAGCCGCTGCTCCACCTGCGCGCAGCGGAAGTCGAAGCGGAAGGTGCCCTGGCAGCGCTGGCTCGCGCTCAGCAACCGGGCCTCGGCGCGCGCGTACTCGCCTCGGGCCATCTCCGCGGCGGCCCCTTGCTCCTCGGCGAGCAGCTCGAACCAGGGGTCTCCCGTCGCCAGCGCCAGCTTGCGGTACTCGTCTACGGACGCCAGCAGAGTCGGGCTGAAGAGGAGCGCGCCCAGCAGGATGTCCTGCTCCTGGGACTGGCGGAGCCGATCGAGGAAGCCCGCGCGCTCCGAGACGGGCAGGGTCCCCAGCGCCAGCTGGCCATACGTCTCCGCCAGGGGCCGGCGGCGCGTGAAGTCCCGCCTGGCGACGGAGCTCACGTACGCGACCAGGTGCGTGCCGGAGTCGATCTTGTCCAGCTGCTCGGCCACCCCGAGCAGTCCCATCACGCGCTCCGCCGTGGGGGCCGCGCGGACGGCGTCATAGAGGTAGAGGCGCGACAGGCCCGGTACCTCGGAGATGTGCCGGGGCGTCAGCGGTGTGCCGTCCGCCACCATCTTCCGGCCCGCCTGCAGCACGCCCTCCCAGGACTCCTTCCGGATCCGCACCTGCTCGCGCAGCGCGGACGCGAGCCGCGTGGCCTCCTGGGCCCAGCCGGGCTCCTTCCGGGCCGCCACCTGCTCGAAGGCCTCGGCGGCTTGTAGCTCCAGCCCCAGCTCTCGCAGGGCGAGCCCCCGGTTCCACTGCGCCTGGGTGTGGCCTGGCTGGTTCTGGAGGGCGCGATCCGCCAACGCGAGCGCATCCTCGGCCCGGCCCTCCGCCAGCGCAATCGCGGCCATGTCGCTGTCCACGTCCGGTCCCGCGGGCATCCGGGCGAGGAACTCCGCCGCGCGCTTGCCGTCTCCACGGACCAGCCACGCCGCCGCGATGCCTTGGAAGTCCTGCTGCCGCTCCAGGGCCGCGAGGTCCGCCAGGGACGGAGAGGCACCGGCCGAGCCTCCCGAGCGCGGGACATCGTAGGGCCGGTGCCGATCCGCGCGCGCGTCGCTCAAGCGCGCCTCGAGGCCTCGCGTGGGCGCCTGGGCGAGCCACACCTCCGCCGGGACGCTCCGGGGCCGGCTGACGTAGACGACGGCGACCAGCGAGGCGGCGAGCGCCAGTCCTCCACCGATCATGAAGGGGCTCGCGCGCCGCCACCCGGAGGCCGGGCGTGGGCGCGATAATGGGACGACCTCCGCTTCCTTCGGGGTCCCCAGGAGCCGGTCCGCCCGCAGCTCCATCTGCACGGCGTTGCTCAGTCCGACCTGGCAGCGCTCGCAGGAGAGCAGGTGCTCCTGGAAGCTCGCCGCCTCCTCCGGGCTCAGCTCTCCGTCCGCGAAGCGGGAGAGGTTCTCGCAGGGCGCGCTCATTGCCAGCCAGCCTCCTGCTCCTTGCCTTCGCCGGAGACCAGCGGCGTGAGCAGCTGCTTGAGCCTGCCTCGGGCCTGGTACAGCCACGTCGCCACGGTGCCCATGGGCACTCCGAGCTGGCGCGAGATGGCCTGGTACTTGTGCCCCTGGGCGTGGAGCACGTAGGCCGAGCGGTGCTTCTCGTCCAGCCGGTTGATGGCCTCCTGGAAGGCCGCGTCGGGCACGCGCTCCCAGGCCTCCCGCGCCGCGCCCTCGAGCGACGTCTCCTGCTCCTGTACCGCGCCGAGCGTCTGCTGCGCCCGTGCCTCGGTCTTCCGCCGCCGGCAGTGGTCGAGGAAGCGGTTCGTCAGCGTCGCACCCAGCCAGGCCTCTCGGGCTTCCACCCCTTTGTCCTCCAGCCGCTCGAAGTGGACCAGGGCGCGCTCGAGCGTCTCCTGCACCAGGTCCTCCGGATCCATGCCGCTGGTCCCGCAGAGCCTCCGCGCGATCTTCAGCAGCGCGGGCCGGTGCGCCTGGATGAGCGCTTCGGTGCGCCGCCGCTTCTCGTGCATGCTGTGCAGCGTGCTCTCGCTCAAGGAGGCCCCGGTCCCCCAGCGAGCATCTATCAAGTCGTCATTGCGAGGCGAGATCATCCGCATGCCGGCACGCCCGAGTGCGTGAGGAGGGTGGTTGCTACAGGCCGTCTGGAAGACGGGGAGCGGCGGATTTCTTTTGGGCGGGGATTTTTCGAGCCGTTTTTCGGCCCAGGGCCACGTTGACGCACACGCCGGGTCCTGGCGGTGCCGGCTGGACAGGAGCCCTTGCCTCTGGAAGAGGGGAGACGTGCGTCGCGCCGTCACCATCGTCCTGGCCGTGTGGGCCGTCGGGCTCGTCCTCGCGGAGGGCCTCCTGCAGATCTCCGCCGGAGCGGCCATGCTGCTGGCGCTGGTGCTCGCCGTGCGCAAGGCGCTGCGCCTCGAGCCCGATGTCCGGGCCTACGTGCGTGCCGCCCTGGCGCTGATGGCGTGGCAGCTCGTCTCTCCCGCGGTGGCGCTCGTGACGGGCGCGGCGGAGCGCTGGCCTCGCGGGGCTCGCTATGGGCAGGCGCTCGACACGGTGGCCACGGCGGCGGTGGCTTCGATCGGGACGGTGGGTGTGCCGTGGCTGCTGCTCGGTGGACTGGTGGCGGGCGGGTGGTTGCTCTCCTCGGCGCTGGGGCTATTCCAGCACTTCGTGCTCTGGGAGTGGGAGCCGCCGGCCTTCCTCAAGCTGAACCTGTCCCGGCTGCAGGAGAACTTCGGCACGGAGGAGAAGCCGCGCTACGCCGCCGGAGGCTTCCTGTTCCACCGGCTGCGCTTCTCTCATGGCGCCATCGCCGTCCTGGGGCCGGCGCTCGCCGTGCTGGCGCGGGGCAGGGTGGCGTGGCGCAGGGTGCTGGCCGGGGCGGTGGTGTGCGCGCTGCTGCTCGCGCCGTATGCGGCGTTTGCTCGCGCCGCGCTGCTGACCGGGTTCGCCGTGTGCGTGCTGGCGCTGCTGCTACTGAGCCGAGGCACGCCTCGCAAGGTGGGCCTCGCCGTCGCGGCGGCGCTGGTGGTGCTGGTGGCGGTGACGCCCGCCTGGCACGAGCGTCTGGGCAAGGCCGCGGAGAACCTCTTCGGCGGGGAGCGGTCGCTGGCGATGTCCGTGGGCTGGCGGCTCGTGAAGGCGCACCCGCTGGTGGGGGTGGGCTTCGGCAACCACAAGCCCGCCGCGCTCGCGACGCAGGCCGAGACGGGCATCACGGAGTTGCTGGCCACGGACGCGCACAACCTCTGGCTCACGACGTGGGCCGAGACGGGGCTGGTGGGGCTGGTGTTGCTGGCGACGGCCCACCTGCTGCTCGCCCGAGCGCTGGTGCGCAGGCACCGCGCGGGCTCCTTGCTGGCCACGGGCGCGCTGCTCTCCTTCGTGGGGTTCCACATCCTCTCGCTGGTGCACTACCTGCCGTTCCACCCCAGCGTGCACCTGTCCTTCTCGTTCATCTGGGGCCTGGGCCTGTGCCGGGGGAGTGAAGGGCTCGGCCTCCCTCGGGACGAGGGACAGCGCCGCCCGGACACGCCCTGACGGTGCGTCACCTGCCGGACCGGGGCTTCTCCAGCACCCGCCGGTAGACGGCGAGGGTGCGCCTGGCGCAGTCGTCCCAGGTGTAGCGCGAGGCTCGCTCCCGGCCCTTCTCCACCAGGCTCTTGCGCAGCCGGTCGTCTCTCAGGAGGCGGAGCACGGCCTCGGCCCAGGCCTGCGGATCCTCCGGAGGCACCAGGAGCGCCGCCTCGCCCGTGACTTCCGGAAGCGCCGAGACGTTCGAGGCCACCACCGGACACCCCGCCGCCATCGCCTCCAGGGCCGGCAGCCCGAAGCCCTCGTAGCGCGAGGGCAGCAGCAGCGCCTCCGCCGCGCCATAGAAGAGGGGCATCTCCTCCTCGGGCAGCTCCGCCAGCTCCACGGTGGAGTCGGGGAACCCCAGCTCCTTCGCCGCGCCCTTTCCCGCCAGCAGGACGATGGGCATGGACAGCCGCGGCGCGAGCTTCGCCAGCAGCCCCAGGTTCTTGTGCGCCTTGGGGTTGCCGACCGCCGCGAGGTAGCGCTCGGGCAGGCGGTGTCGCTGGATGAAGTCCCGGGCCTCGGAGGGCGCCGGAGGCTGGTAGCGCTCATCCACTCCCGGCGCGATGACCTGGAGCCGGTAGGGCGTCAGGCCCAGGTGTCTGGCCAGCTCGTCGCGAGAGAACTCGGACACGGTCAGCAGCGCCGAGGCGCGCTTCCCCCGAGGGCCGACGATGAGCCGATAGTAGAGCGAGTGGATGGGGCTGTAGTTCTCCGGCAGCGCCAGGTGGTTGGCATCGTGGAGCGTGGCCACGAGCCTTCCGTTCCACAGCCCCGGCAGCGAGAACGACGTGGCATGGAAGATGTCCGGGGCGAGCTCCAGGAGATCCGCCAGGAGCATGGGCTGCTCCAGGACGGGCGCCAGGAAGCCCGCGCGAGCACAGCGCAGCGGGATGGACGGCGTGAGCGCACCCAGGTCCCGGGGAAGGCCCTCGGGAGCCACGAGCCCCATGAAGGTCAGGTCCGGCGCGAGCGCGGGCAGCCGGCGCGCCAGCTCCAGCGCATAGCGTGCGATGCCGTGCATCCGGCCACGGACCATGCGCAGGTCGATGAGGATCCTTGCCACACCCTACGGACTAGCACACGCGGCGCCAAGGTGGGGTATGGCTCGTACGGCCCCCGGAGTCCCCAGGGGCCGGGGAGGGGAGGGCGCTCAGGGAATGCGCTTGAGGGTGAAGCGGGAGTTCACCTTCACGCCGCCCGCGCCACCGCCCATGCCTCCCATCGCCATCTCGGAGGCCAGGGTTCCGCCCATGTCCAGCAGCCGGCCGGCGGCCACGTCGAACCCGCAGGTGACGTCCACGTCCATCTTCACCCCGCCCATCGGCGCGTCGCCCGCGGCCATCGCATCGTCCGTCGGAGAGCCGCTGCCCATGTTCATGCCGCCCATGTTCATGCCGCCCATGTTCATGCCGCCCATGCTCGGCATGTTCATGCCGCCCATGTTCATGCCGCCCATCTCGGAGCCCTCGGCCTCGACGTCAGCGCCACCCAGCTCCTCGCTGTCGGACGGCGGCGGGGCGGCGGCGGCCTTCTTGCCCTTACCGCGCGGGGGAGTGGCCTTGGCGCCCTGCTCGGAGACCGTCACCTCGTTTCCGTCCATCCGGGTCCGGAGCTTCGCGACGGTACCCTCGAGCGAGGCCAGCTCCACGCGGATGGTGCCCTGCGGCATCGCCACGGTCGCGCTCTTGCCGGGCTCCATGCTGCCCTCGGGGAGCACCATCATCTCGAAGATCTGCTTGGGCAGCACGTCGACGCCCGGATCCTCCTGCTTGATGACCACCTTCTTGAGCGCGGGCGGGCGCTCGGTCGTCTTCATGGAGGCGGTGATCTTCCCCGTCTTCGGATCCACCGAGGCCACCAGGTCGACCTTCTGATCTCCCAGGGTGGTGGAGGTCGAGGCGCTGTTCGGCCCCAGGTGCGCCTTGTGGACGCCGACGAACATCTGCTCGTCGCGCATGTACACGGTGACCATCTGGAAGAACTTCGCGCGGCCCTTGCGGTCCACCTCGGCCTTCACCACGCGCGCGGCGGGAGGGATCTTGTCGAGGGTGGCGACCTTCGTGCCCTCCTGGAAGAAGTCCAGCTTCTCCACGGTGAGCTCGACATCGGCGGTGCCGTCCTTCCGGACCGCGAGCACCTTCTCGGTGAACGTCGTCTGGAGCTTCATCCGCATGGCTCCTCCGCCCATCGCCCCCATCCCGGGCATCCCCGGCATGCCGCCGCCCATGGCCATCTGGAACGTCGTGTCGTCCTCGTAGCTGAAGCGGTGCTTGTCGCCCTTCTTCCACTGGTAGTTCAGCTCCACCGCGAGCGCGGAGGTGGACACGAACAGGGAGAGACAGGCGGCGAGGACACGGGACATTCGAGGCATGAAGTGAAGCTCCAGGAGTAGGGAAGCGCGCGGGAGTCTGTCTGAGAGCGGAAGCCGATGCTAGAAGAGCCGCCGTGAAGGTCGCCCTCGTCCATGACTGGCTCGTCACCCTGCGCGGCGGTGAGCGCGTCCTCGAAGCCCTCTGCGAGCTGTTCCCCCAGGCTGACGTCTACACCCTCCTCCACCAGCCCGGGACGATGCCGCCCGCCATCGAGAACCGGCGCATCTACACCTCGTTCCTCCAGCGCATCCCCGGCATCCATACCCGCTACCGGCACTTCCTCCCGCTCTTCCCGCGCGCCATCGAGTCCTTCCACCTGCGGGACTACGAGCTCGTCCTCTCCTCCAGCCACTGCGTCGCCAAGGGCATCCGCAAGCCGCTGGGGGCAAAGCACCTCGGGTACATCCATGCGCCCATGCGGTACATGTGGGATCTCTTCGATGACTACTTCGGGCCGGGCCGCGCCTCACTGCCCGTGAGGACGGCCGCGCTGGCCGTGAGGCCCTGGCTCCAGCACTGGGATCGGAAGACGGCCGCCGGCGTCGATCGCTTCCTCGCCAACAGCCGCAACATCGCCACGAAGATCCACCGCTTCTGGGAGCGCGAGGCGGGCGTCGTCCACCCGCCCGTGGATCTCGAGCGCTTCTGCGCCGACTCCCTCGAGGGCACGGGCCGGGGAGGGTACTTCCTCTGGCTCGGCGCCTTCGCTCCGTACAAGCGGCTCGACATCGCCCTGGAGGCCTTCCGCACCCTGGACGCGCCGCTGTGGGTCGTCGGCTCCGGCCAGGAGGCCTCGAAGCTCACCTCCAGCCCGCTGCCGCCGCACATCCGCTTCCTGGGCAACGTGCCGGACGCGGAGGTGCCCGCCCTCTACCGCAACGCCCGCGCGCTCCTCTTCACCGGCGAGGAGGACTTTGGCCTCACCCCGCTGGAGTCCCAGGCCACCGGCCGCCCCGTCATCGCCTACGCCAAGGGCGGCGTGCTGGAGACGGTCACCCCGCGCACCGGCCTCTTCTTCTCCGAGCAGACCCCCGCCGCGCTCGCTGCCGCGGTGCGCCAGTTCGACGCCTGGGAGGCCGACTTCCGTCCCGAGGAGGCTCGCGCCCAGGCCCGCGGCTTCTCCAAGGCTGCCTTCCAGCGCGGCATCATGGCGGAGGTGGAGGCGCTCCTCCGCTCGCCTGCCTCGCCTCGCGCCGCTCAGCCCTGACAGCCCTGCCAGAGGGCCTCTGCTTTTCCGAACCGGCGAGTCCTCCCGAACCCCCCACCGCACTGGAGGGCATGTGGGCAAGCCCTTGGTTTCACGGGCCTTTCCGTGTTAGGAGGCCCCCGCGCCCCGGGGTGTCTGGCGGAGGACATCTCTTCCAGGCAAGGTGCGAGACTTGCAGCGACGGGGCCCCGTTCGGCAGGCCACAGGAGTCCAGGCGTGTTCAGTCGTCTCCAGCGCTTCTACACGTCCATCAAGGTCGCCACCGACATCGTCATGCTCACGGTGGCGTTCTGTCTCGCGTACGCCACGCGCTTCATCGGCCTGATCCCCGTCACCGATGGCATCCCGCCGCTGGATGAGACGCTCGCCTCGCTGCTGATGGCGCTCGTCATCTTCCCGCTCACCTTCCACCAGTCCAACCTCTACACCACCAACCGCTCGCGCACCCACATCGGAGAGCTGTTCGCGGTCTTCAAGGCCTCCATCACCGCGACGCTCATCCTCGTGGCGCTCACGTACTTCACTCGCGAGCGCTACTCGCGTCTCACCCTGGCGCTCTTCCTGGGCTATGCGCTGGTGCTCGTGTCGGTGACGCGCCTGGTGCTCCGCCTGGCGCTCTCCGAGGTCCGCCGCCGTGGCTACAACCTGAAGACCATCCTCGTCATCGGCGAGGGCGATCTCGGCCGGCGCGTCGTCGAGACGGTGCGCGATCACCGCGAGCTGGGCTTCCGCGTGGTGGGCGTGCTCGCGCAGGACCTGGAGAAGGCCCGCCGCAAGGTGCGTGGCGCTCCGGTGATCGGCCGGGTGGAGGACGTGGAGCG is a genomic window of Hyalangium gracile containing:
- a CDS encoding CHAT domain-containing protein; this translates as MSAPCENLSRFADGELSPEEAASFQEHLLSCERCQVGLSNAVQMELRADRLLGTPKEAEVVPLSRPRPASGWRRASPFMIGGGLALAASLVAVVYVSRPRSVPAEVWLAQAPTRGLEARLSDARADRHRPYDVPRSGGSAGASPSLADLAALERQQDFQGIAAAWLVRGDGKRAAEFLARMPAGPDVDSDMAAIALAEGRAEDALALADRALQNQPGHTQAQWNRGLALRELGLELQAAEAFEQVAARKEPGWAQEATRLASALREQVRIRKESWEGVLQAGRKMVADGTPLTPRHISEVPGLSRLYLYDAVRAAPTAERVMGLLGVAEQLDKIDSGTHLVAYVSSVARRDFTRRRPLAETYGQLALGTLPVSERAGFLDRLRQSQEQDILLGALLFSPTLLASVDEYRKLALATGDPWFELLAEEQGAAAEMARGEYARAEARLLSASQRCQGTFRFDFRCAQVEQRLSTVYDILHRLQDARRHGLAALQLNVRGRAWGKELAMLQLLGQIAAHMEDRLALTHGYLEESLARVQPAKCFEQEPVYSLLAMAHQKLLDFDGARKQVDKLAGCTQPPPSLARAFAVADLARLRPQPKDEEILRLALEATRAENPLGPGKAALAMHIEGRFELERSRTLGQSLLRRSLALAEPLPHTDTDGRKARAYSYTSLLFDAGKHGEYDEALALFANEQQLPTPSRCALGLTVEDERTLIVARDAQGRTSGHYDVSRKQPFSTVKGLVPEPMVTALSACESVDVLARPPIQGQPGLLPAKLAWAYRVGPGSPAAPPRPERRLIVSDIEIPTELRRNLPRLEVPLEVGTSSNTELLRGSAATPARVREAMASATEIAIHTHGLIDLGVSDGSFLVLSKGDDGGFTLTARDLQDVRLAGHPVVLLAACYSAQTAPYQHESFGLPAAFIQAGARSVLATTEQIPNREANAFFDQVLARIRAGETPAVVLRDERLAWLERQGTSWVEYVLLFQ
- a CDS encoding RNA polymerase sigma factor, producing MSESTLHSMHEKRRRTEALIQAHRPALLKIARRLCGTSGMDPEDLVQETLERALVHFERLEDKGVEAREAWLGATLTNRFLDHCRRRKTEARAQQTLGAVQEQETSLEGAAREAWERVPDAAFQEAINRLDEKHRSAYVLHAQGHKYQAISRQLGVPMGTVATWLYQARGRLKQLLTPLVSGEGKEQEAGWQ
- a CDS encoding O-antigen ligase family protein, coding for MRRAVTIVLAVWAVGLVLAEGLLQISAGAAMLLALVLAVRKALRLEPDVRAYVRAALALMAWQLVSPAVALVTGAAERWPRGARYGQALDTVATAAVASIGTVGVPWLLLGGLVAGGWLLSSALGLFQHFVLWEWEPPAFLKLNLSRLQENFGTEEKPRYAAGGFLFHRLRFSHGAIAVLGPALAVLARGRVAWRRVLAGAVVCALLLAPYAAFARAALLTGFAVCVLALLLLSRGTPRKVGLAVAAALVVLVAVTPAWHERLGKAAENLFGGERSLAMSVGWRLVKAHPLVGVGFGNHKPAALATQAETGITELLATDAHNLWLTTWAETGLVGLVLLATAHLLLARALVRRHRAGSLLATGALLSFVGFHILSLVHYLPFHPSVHLSFSFIWGLGLCRGSEGLGLPRDEGQRRPDTP
- a CDS encoding glycosyltransferase family 4 protein, which gives rise to MVRGRMHGIARYALELARRLPALAPDLTFMGLVAPEGLPRDLGALTPSIPLRCARAGFLAPVLEQPMLLADLLELAPDIFHATSFSLPGLWNGRLVATLHDANHLALPENYSPIHSLYYRLIVGPRGKRASALLTVSEFSRDELARHLGLTPYRLQVIAPGVDERYQPPAPSEARDFIQRHRLPERYLAAVGNPKAHKNLGLLAKLAPRLSMPIVLLAGKGAAKELGFPDSTVELAELPEEEMPLFYGAAEALLLPSRYEGFGLPALEAMAAGCPVVASNVSALPEVTGEAALLVPPEDPQAWAEAVLRLLRDDRLRKSLVEKGRERASRYTWDDCARRTLAVYRRVLEKPRSGR
- a CDS encoding glycosyltransferase, translated to MKVALVHDWLVTLRGGERVLEALCELFPQADVYTLLHQPGTMPPAIENRRIYTSFLQRIPGIHTRYRHFLPLFPRAIESFHLRDYELVLSSSHCVAKGIRKPLGAKHLGYIHAPMRYMWDLFDDYFGPGRASLPVRTAALAVRPWLQHWDRKTAAGVDRFLANSRNIATKIHRFWEREAGVVHPPVDLERFCADSLEGTGRGGYFLWLGAFAPYKRLDIALEAFRTLDAPLWVVGSGQEASKLTSSPLPPHIRFLGNVPDAEVPALYRNARALLFTGEEDFGLTPLESQATGRPVIAYAKGGVLETVTPRTGLFFSEQTPAALAAAVRQFDAWEADFRPEEARAQARGFSKAAFQRGIMAEVEALLRSPASPRAAQP